CGCCCCACACAGCCCGCCCTCATCTGAGGCAGCAGCGTCTCCTGGCGGCCAGACCTGGAACCGCAGCAGGAGCGACCCGGCTTCTAGAAGCAGACAAACTGCGTAACGCTCCCAAGATGTCACGTTTATTGCAGCTGAGCAGAGACAGGCTGTGCGGACCTCCCTCAACCCCTTccaacccccagcccctccccaaaCCCCAGCTGCAACTACGCCGCCGGTCCCTAGAGTGCTGCTTGACAGCGCGTGGCGGTGCCCGGAGCCTTAAGACACCGCGTCCAGCCTCTGGCGCCTTCAGTCATGGTAGGGGACTCCAGAGGGCACGCCCCCCTCTTGAAGTCCTAAGTCCGGTTTGGAGGCAGCGGAACCTCCAGAGAGGTCAGAGGTAGAGCGAGGACACTGTCGGAGGCGGTGGCGCTGGTCTGGAGTGCGGGAAGCCGAGAAAAAAGGGTCAGAGACCCCCTTCCCCCAGGTCACTCGCCCCGCCCACCCATCCCCAGGGCTCCTCCTACCTGGAGGGTAGCGCTAGGGGCGGGATTCCagctcctgggcctggcaggtcACCGGATGGGCACCGGCCCTGGGGGTCGGCAGGCAGTGGCTTCCTTGGGGGTGGGGGCTTGGCTGGCCCCTGAGActgagggagagaaggcaggaggcCGGCTTAGGTGGGGGGGGTGTCATGTTGCCCACCCCCAACGCACTGGTGCTGGGGAACACCAGCTTGGGGGCAGCACCATCGGTCACCCTTGTCTGCAAACAAACCTGTCACCATTAAAGGCACCACCTGGATATGTGCCCTCATGCACTGAGGGGGCATCTCGCCACCGCCACCACCGTCATGGCTACCAGCACCACAGCCCTAGATGGGGGGAGAGGCCGTGCCCTTCTCTCCCCCCACCATTACCTTCGGGCTTCTCACCATCGGGTCAGCGGGCAGAGGGCGGGTAGGGGGATTGGGTCGGTCAGCCAGCTCAGCCTGAACAGAGAGAGGGGCAGTGGCTGTGAGAGCATAACCAGGGGCTGTGGACATGCATAGAGATTCCCCAGAGGGGTTCAAGTCAACATGCAAAGTCAGCCAGGGGGCAGGAGAGAATGAGGGCATGCGCAGAGGGTTTGGAGGCATGCCAGCTGATGTCTCAGGGGAGGAAGGTGTAGGTCAACCGCGGAGTCCCTGGCCGACTGCAGTCCCGCCACTGACCACCAGATGGTGGTAgaaaccaaggcaggaggctcacccTTTGCTGCTTCTGGGGCTCAGAGTGTCTGAAGGCTGAGGGGCACCCCGATCACCTAATGAAGAGCACCACTGGCAGGGAGCAGGGATGAGAACTGCAGTTGGGTACCAAGcctcccacctgccttggctcaGGGCGGGCCCTGGCCCAGATTTACCTGGAGTCTCTTGGGCACAGGGTCAGGCGGCAGCGGCCTGGAAGGGGGGGCCGGGAAGCCGAGAGCACTAGCCTGCTGAGAGGGCAGGAGGGGCAGATGGGCACagagggggaagaggaagcagagagacAGAGTGGGCAGAGAAGGGTCAGTGCCCAGGGAGGGCTGGCAGGGGCCGAGGGCAGTGGGTGCTGTGCATGCAGTTACGCAGGTGCATGCAGGTGGGGAGCAAGTGGGGAGGAGGTGTGCACACACTCCCATCATCCAAGCAGAGGGCTTAGGGCGGGGGTGCTCACCAGCCCTTCTAACATGGTGACCTGGGCCCACGGAAGGCCATTCTGAGCACCACTGCCCTTGTGCCCTCCTGGGGTCACTGCTGGGGGCATGGATAGACCCACCTCTCAAAGCCACCTCTTGGCCAGTGGATGGAGCCCAGCAGCCCCTGCTCCAGCTGGCTGCCCTCCCCACTCTTCTGGACTCAGCTTCTCTGCCTGTAgccaggggaggggaaggcagggcagggcagggctggcccTGACTCCTTCGACTGACTCTTGGGCAGTGCTAGCCTTTCTCTGAGTCTGGAGCCTTTAATGTGCACCCCCCAGGGTCCAAGCTGGATGCCCAGCCAAGGTGGAGTCCCCTTCCTCTGGCATCTGGGACTCACCTTAGTGCCTCGTGCCAGCAGGGCCCTCTGCGGAGGTCCTGGCCGTTCAGGGGGACCAGACTGGGCTGCCCTATGCATGAGGAAAGGCAAGAAGGGAGAGGGCCCAGCCTCAGACCCTGTTCTCTACCTTATGCCATCCTTGAGTGGGGTTAACCCTTTCTTTGCAGGCACTTATGTGTGGTATAGGGAAAACTGTGGTGGGGCCTGTGGGGGCGTTATTTATTAGCTTGAGGGAAGACCCCACTTATCCAGCACAGGAGCTCCTGGGGAGAAATGGCCCTAGCACTCCAGCCACCCCACAGGGGCACAGCTGTGAGGTAAAAAGCTGTGGGTGCATATAGGGAAGGGAGGTGTGGGGTATGGCAGTCAGCAAGTTTAAGGTCCAAGGGGCTTAGGGCTCAGAACCAGGTTGCAGGGGCTGCAGAGGTGAGGCAGCCTTCAGCACTGTCCCCAGTTAAAGGAAGTGGTAGCAGGGAGGTGATGCTCATACCTGTACTGGCAAGTGGGTCCCTTGAGCTGGCAGAGTCGCTGGTGCAGGCGGGCACGGTACCAGTAGCTGGCACCAAGCATCACCAGGACCAATAacaccaggaggctgaggagcagCCCTGTGGTCAGGGAGCTGGTTGCTGTGGGCGGAAGTCAGGTTTAAAGGAGGGCAGGGCTAAGAACTCTAGAGCCATGAAGGCGCAGGGGGCAGGGAGTGAAGTCAAGCGATCAGGGAGAGTGAAGGGGTCAAGGGGCAGACTCACGGAACCAGCAGCAAAGGGGGGTCAGAAAGAGAGGGCCGAGGGGGAAAGATAAAGCATGAACCACTTTGCCCTCCCAGCTGCCCCTGTCCCCCAACCCCATGCCACCTTTGAGCTGAGTGGTGCAGTCAGGGGGTGCCCAGCCCTCCTCACAGTAGCAGTGCCTGTTGCTGTCACAGACCTAGGAGGTATAAGGTGAGCAATGAGGAATGCTGCACTCTGGAACTATTTCCTTGTCTCTAGCTTTTCAAGATCTCACATTTCTACAACTGGGGGTTGTGCTGGGTGTGATGTGTAGAGAGAGCCTGGAGGGTCTTTATCCACACCAGAGCAAATTAGATCAAActaacacttactgagcaccttctgtgtgctgggcactgtggtacATGCTtgctttctttgtgtttgttttgttttgttttattttattttagacagcaagtaagatggagtctcactctgttgcccaggctggagtgcagtggtacaattatggctcactgcagccccgaactcctgggctgaagcaatcctcctgccttggcctcccaagtagctgggagcacaggtgtgcaccagcaggcctaatttttaaatttttccttgatagagacgaggtctcactatgttgaccaggctggttttgaactcctggcctcaagtgatcctcctgccttggcctcccaaagtactgtgatttggctgggtgcagtggctcacccctgtaatcccagcactttgggaggccaaggcgggtggatcacttgaggtcagaagttcgagattagcctggccaacatggtgaaacccatctctattgaaaataaaaaaattagctgggcgtggtggcgggtgcctgtaatcccagctaggaggctgaggcaggagaaacaattgagcctgggaggcggaggttgcagtgagccgagttcgcgccagtgcactccagcctaggcaacagagcaagactctgtctcaaaacaaaacaaacaaacaaacaaacaaaactgtgattataggcgtgagccaccgtgcccagcctgtgctAGATGCTTTCATACTCACCTCATGTGCCTTGGATGGGGATACTGTTATTATAGCCATTTGataggtggggaaactgagctCAGCAAAGTTAGTAACCAGCCTGAGGTCACACAACTAGGAAGTAGTAGAGCAAGGATTAGAACCCAGATATGTCTGTTTCCAAAGCCCAGCATCCTTTTCCTCTCTAGAGGCTCTCTGCTCCCCTTCCACTTCACCCATCCCAGCTCACCCCATGTCCATGGCATTTGCTTCGACATTCCTGTGCCCCCAGGAGATCCACACGCTGGCATCGATGGTCTATGCACACCTGACCCAGGGAGAGAAAATCCTGGATCAGATTCCCACAGAGTTTTAATGGGACTGGGAGGCCAACAAGGTTGAGGTCACACCCTGCGTTTACATATGGGGAAACCAGCGCGTAGTGGGTTGATAGGCTTTGCTCCATCTGAAGTAAGAAACTGACTTCCCTTGGAGTCCCTGCCTTTGACATTGGTGAACGGTGAAGTCTGGGCACTTCACTGTGgtccaaatgtcccttctcataCCTGGTCTTGCCCACCCAGGTTGCTCACCAGGCCAGGGCCACAGGCTGTGCCAGGCAGAGTCAGGAGGGGCTGGGCCACATCACTGCCCAGGTCCAGGTGCACCCAGCTGCAGTTCAGCTCAGTCCCATTCACATCTATTGTCTCCCAGAGTAGATCCTGGATGGACCCCAGCAGAGGCTGGGTCCTACCTGTCTGGCACTGGAGTTGCCCGCAAATGGCATCtctgggggaagggggaagggaacaCAGGTTAGTAGAAGCAGGGCCAAGACTCCCAGAAACCCAAAGGAGGAGCCAGGTTTCCTCACTTACCTAGGGGTACAGGACACGTAGCCGCCACTGGGGTTGCGCCCACAGCTCCCAAAGGCATTTCCCCGAGTATTGGCTGTCTGGAGGCAAAGTGGCGCAGCGGGCTGGGCTCCAGGTCCCCAAAGTGACTGGCACTGCTGGGCATAGGAGGCACAACGCCCATGCATGCACACAGCTTGCCCACCAGCGCAGGGCTCGCCGTCCCCTAGGCTGATATCAGGGGGACACTGGGAGCTGTCTCCTGGGCAGAATTCAGGCAAGTCACAATCCCCTCTGGTAGGACGACACTGCCAGCCAGACGGGCGTAGCTGTCGAGGGTGGATGAGCATCAGTGTGGGCACTGGGCAAATCCAGCTAGGGGGTCAGAATGACCCTTTCCACCTTGGCCCCGGCAGGTGAGCTCTGGGTGGCCAGTCTAGTCTCTACCCACCTGGCAATTTTGACAACAGGGTCCGTCGGATGCACACTGTGCCCCTGGCCTCAGCTGGCAGGTTGAGGAATCACAGCAGGGATCGGTGCAGTCCTGTGGGCAGGAGCACGGGGGCCAGGCATCAGAGCAGGTGGGGCCTGTGAGCCTCCCTCcaatccctcctcctcccacaggCCAAGACCAGAAGGACGCCCAGAACTACACAGCAAGCAAGGGCTAGAGACGAACAACCCATGTGCTGTCCCCACAGACATGGCAAGTAGGAGAGGGGTGGGAAGTCCCTTCAGAACCCAAGAGGAGCTCAGGAGGCTAGGAGAGGGCTAATGACCAGGGTGAAGGCACAGAAGTGAGTGGGGCGAGGCTTTGGGAAAGGGGCTCACATCTGGGAAGCCACAGTCACACTGCTCGCCCGGCTCCACAAACATATTTCCACAGAAAGCAGCCATAGGAGGCAGGTTAGGCAGCCGTTCAAAGAGGCAGCTGCCCATTCCATCCAGGAGGGCTTTCTCCAGGGCCTGTCGGCTGCAGTTGCTGAAGTTCAGGCCTGGCAGGAAGCTGGGGAGGGTGGCAAGGAAGGTTGGGGCTGGGGGCCTCTCCCTGCCCCTTGCCCCACCGCCTCTCTCCATCCTGCAGCTACTCACTCTGTGGAGGCCTCCATGATGCAGGTCTTGGCTGGGGCTGGACCTGGACAGGGGCAGCTATTCCCAGGCAAATCATGGTCCAGGCCCAGGCTGTGGCCCAACTCATGGGCTATGGAGGAGGCGACTCCCAGGATGCTGGTGGAGTGGTCCTGTCGTTGGGGAGGGGTACCGCAGGTCCAGTCCCAGCCTGCCTCCACCACAATGCCCAGACCACCCTCTCTGCTTCTGTTCCCTCCATGTCTGACCTCACGGGCACTCAGCAGGCACTGCTTCCCTCCTGAATTGCTTCTAAAGTAGCAGAACCCAGGCCTGGATGGCAGAAACCTGGGCTCTAGCTCAGCTCTGTCCCCCTCCCTCACTGTGGGCCCTTGGAGATCACCTCTGTTCtttgggcctcagctgcctcctaCCCTCCTCCAAGAAATGGGAAGACTGCACAGGGGATGACTGTGTACACTGTGACGAGCTGACCACAAGCGAGGGCTCCCGGACTGCAAAGGCCACATCACGCATCTCCACCCTGTATACCCATAGCTTTGGGGTTGGGCAACTTTGTAGGGGGATTTCAGTGAATAAATGCCTCCACACTTGGGAGGAACTGAATTGGGAATGAGGAGGAGACCTGGAAATAACTCACCATGTTCACACCTCCTGAGAAGTCAGGAGAACAGATGGAGTTCTGAATGGCCATGCCCACCATAGGCCCAGAGAATGAAGTACCACTGTGGGACAGAGAGGCCAAAGTTCAGGGCCAGAAGCCACGGTGGTCAGAGCTTCAGGGGCTGAGGTAAGTGCTGAAGGGGTGTGAATTTGGCCAGGACAGGACTGGCCTCTCTGGCTGGGTCTGGGCCTTACGTCACCAGCTGGGCACTGTCGTGAGGCAATCGAGGCAGCAAATGTGCCCTGCGCCAGTGGAGGAAGTTTTCGAGGGTGACAGCCGGGTTTGGGCTGATCTCCACCAGGTCACGCTGGGTCCAGGCCTCCAGGCCCACTAGTGCCACTCGTACATTCAGAGGCCGGAAGAACTGAAAGAGAGTTGGGGCTCAGAAGAGGGGCTGTTATGGTcaggggcctggggtgggggctgccctGTCCAGCACTCACTGTGTCCAGCAAGAGGGCCACTTCCAGTGTGCGGTTCAGCAGGTGCTGGAAGTCCTGGTATTTCTGGACCTGTAGGCCAAGAGAGGTGACATGAAAGGCGGCAGGGCAGTGTGGGGGGAGGAGGATGCGCAGGGGCCAGCCGGCTCACCTCCGAGTGATCAGCCACAATCACCAGCTCCACAGTCTTGGTCTCTGTTACCACATCCCGCCTCCACTATGGACAAAAAGAAGTATCAGGCAAACCTGTCGCTCGCAGCCAACAGCTGTGCAGGGCTGACCAAGAGGCAGCCACTCCTACTCTGTGGGTGAAACAGGAGGGTGAagagcccattttacagatgagccaCTGAGGGCCAGAGGGCCCAGGAACTTGCCAAGGAGGACCAGGAAGTAGATAATGAAGGTCGGAGTAGACCCCTGCTTTTCTGGCTCCAAACTCAGtggttttttttcaaatttttaaaaaataataatttagcccggcacggtggctcatgcctgtaatcccagcactttgggaggctgaggtgggcggatcacgaggtcaggagatcgagaccatcctggctagcatggtgaaaccctgtctgtactaaaaaatacaaaaaattagccgggcgtagtagcgggcgcctgtagtcccagctactcgggaggctgaggcaggagaatagcgtgaacctgggaggcggagcttgcagtgagccgagatcaagccactgcacgccagcctgggtgacagagcgagactccatctcaaataataataataataataataatttgaaaaaatccCAATATCAACTCTTGTCACTTACCATATGCCTGGCACAGTTTTAAGCACTTCACATCtatattgactcatttaatcttcccagcAACTCTCTGCAGCAAGTagttttattatcttcattttacagattaggaaattgGGTTTATATTGCTTTAGCACTGGTAACTATGTATTATCTATAACCAAGTGAGAGCTCTCTGCAAAAGGGATCATAAGACAGATGAAGCGTTTGAGCCAAATACAACTAATATGGATAGGCCATTTATTAGTTGTATGGCCTCGGGCAAACCACCTAACCTGTCTCagctagattttattttattttattttatattttatatattttattttattttattttattttattttttgagatgaggtctcactctgtcacccaggctggtgtgtagtggctcgatttcgactcactgcaacctccgccttctgggctcaGACGATTCTTCCACTTgggcctcctgagtggctggaactacaggcacatgccaccatgcctggacactTTTTGTAaggtttcttcattttaaaatagagcTATTGATAGCACCTACCTCCTAGGTATGGGAGGAGTACACGAGCTAATGTTCACAAAGTTCCCAACATGTGGAAAGTGCTCCATTCGCAGGAGCTGTTGTTACTGTGAACACATAGCTCTGAGTGTCTGGGGGTCAGCGCTCAGGACAAGCGAAGCCCACTCCCCTGCCATTCATCCTCACCCGGCGAATGTGGCGCTGTCCCAGGGGGTGCTCTGGTGGAGTCTGAGTGTGTACAGGTTCCCGCCAGCTCAGGACACAGGTGTGGCCTGGCAGGTGGAGATCTTGGATTCGGGAAATAATGGGAGGACCCTGAACGTCCCCAGGCCCCTGCTCCAGCGTATAGCTTCTCTCTGGGGACAGGACCACCAAGcctctaagaaaaaagaaaggaagttagAAAACATTACAGCTCCATGCCTGGGTCTCCTTACTTTCTCTACTGTCATCAAATCCGCCCAGTATACCTGAGCCCAGAGCAGGTGCAGACGGACACCCAGGAGGCTGCATATCCCTGCACTCTTCCCTGGTAGCAGCAGTTCTCCTGCGGCACAGGAACAACATTAGTGTTGTCTCAGAGAGCAGACCAGGACTGGAACCGAGGAGTCTAGCTTGACAGTAAAAATAGGCAGCGTCTTCTCATCTTCCAGTTAcccccttcctctttcccctagGCCAAAAACGGCACAAGAGGCCCTGACTCACCAGAGTGTGTCCCTCACTGACCACCCGAGTGCCATCGGGCTGGTACCACACCAGGGTTGGGCGGCCTGGGACCAACTCCCTGTGGAGTGAAGGAAAAGAACGCAGTGCTCAAGCCACTTCCCAGGTCGTGCATTGACAAGCAGAGGCCTGAAGGTGGTGGTGGGGCTGGGGACCAGGGACCACCCCCCAGCCAACTTTTCCACTCCCTGACACCAGGTCAGCAAAGTATACTGGGTGGGCCACTGACTCTGTTTATTTGAATTCCAATCTGGTTTTCACcacatactagctgtgtgacctggggcaagttatttaatctctctgtgccttgacTTCCTCATGTATTAAATAAGGACAATAATACATGATAGTATCTCCCTtacagggttgttatgaggattaaatgagcacAAGCACTtagcacctggcacataataaatgctatACAAGTTGTTGGCCATGTGGTCACTGTTGTTGCCACCATCACTATTACCTATTCTGTAGCAGCTCCAGGATATGACTGTCACCGTCCAGCTCCAACTTGATCCTCAGGGGCTCAGGCAGACTGGTCTGTGGGCACCAGAGGGCAGGTCACCTCCCTAGACCTGCCCACAACTCCCAGCCTCTCTAACCAGAAAACCTAAGGCCCTCAGAAGAGCACCAGCGATTAGATCACTGGTGGGGGGATCCCAGGGGAAGGGCCAGGAAGCCCTGCCTGGCCTGCGCCATTGTTCTGGGGGGTTGTGTGGGGAGGTCAAGGAAGGTATCTGAGCCGCCCCTTCTCGGCTTCCTGCCCAGAGAGGAAGCACCGTGTAGGACCCAGCACAAGCCCCAGCCCTTCCTCTGACTCAGCTTTATAATGGGGTTGGGGGGTGGTTTGGTAAGGTCCTGACTCTTTCCAAATCCCCCCACTGAAAAAACCGACAACATGAGATGAAGAAAGCAAGTTTGGCTTCACAATTTCCCCAGTGGAGATGGATGGGttgggtggggctgaggcagacagatgtgcatgcagagggagagggagataaGTGAAGCCAGGTGCTGGGGTGTGGTGGGAGAGGCAGCTGGGCCTGGGATAGACCCACTACAGCAAGCTCTACCCACCAGCTCCTCAGCCAAGCTTTGGCCTTGAGACACCTGACTATGCAGGGG
This region of Macaca fascicularis isolate 582-1 chromosome 1, T2T-MFA8v1.1 genomic DNA includes:
- the ADAM15 gene encoding disintegrin and metalloproteinase domain-containing protein 15 isoform X18 — encoded protein: MRLALLWALGLLGAGSPLPSWPLPNIGGTEEQQAMSEKAPRGPLEPQVLQDDLPISLKKTSLPEPLRIKLELDGDSHILELLQNRELVPGRPTLVWYQPDGTRVVSEGHTLENCCYQGRVQGYAASWVSVCTCSGLRGLVVLSPERSYTLEQGPGDVQGPPIISRIQDLHLPGHTCVLSWREPVHTQTPPEHPLGQRHIRRWRRDVVTETKTVELVIVADHSEVQKYQDFQHLLNRTLEVALLLDTFFRPLNVRVALVGLEAWTQRDLVEISPNPAVTLENFLHWRRAHLLPRLPHDSAQLVTGTSFSGPMVGMAIQNSICSPDFSGGVNMDHSTSILGVASSIAHELGHSLGLDHDLPGNSCPCPGPAPAKTCIMEASTDFLPGLNFSNCSRQALEKALLDGMGSCLFERLPNLPPMAAFCGNMFVEPGEQCDCGFPDDCTDPCCDSSTCQLRPGAQCASDGPCCQNCQLRPSGWQCRPTRGDCDLPEFCPGDSSQCPPDISLGDGEPCAGGQAVCMHGRCASYAQQCQSLWGPGAQPAAPLCLQTANTRGNAFGSCGRNPSGGYVSCTPRDAICGQLQCQTGRTQPLLGSIQDLLWETIDVNGTELNCSWVHLDLGSDVAQPLLTLPGTACGPGLVCIDHRCQRVDLLGAQECRSKCHGHGVCDSNRHCYCEEGWAPPDCTTQLKATSSLTTGLLLSLLVLLVLVMLGASYWYRARLHQRLCQLKGPTCQYRAAQSGPPERPGPPQRALLARGTKQASALGFPAPPSRPLPPDPVPKRLQAELADRPNPPTRPLPADPMVRSPKSQGPAKPPPPRKPLPADPQGRCPSGDLPGPGAGIPPLALPSRPAPPPPTVSSLYL
- the ADAM15 gene encoding disintegrin and metalloproteinase domain-containing protein 15 isoform X7 translates to MRLALLWALGLLGAGSPLPSWPLPNIGGTEEQQAMSEKAPRGPLEPQVLQDDLPISLKKTSLPEPLRIKLELDGDSHILELLQNRELVPGRPTLVWYQPDGTRVVSEGHTLENCCYQGRVQGYAASWVSVCTCSGLRGLVVLSPERSYTLEQGPGDVQGPPIISRIQDLHLPGHTCVLSWREPVHTQTPPEHPLGQRHIRRWRRDVVTETKTVELVIVADHSEVQKYQDFQHLLNRTLEVALLLDTFFRPLNVRVALVGLEAWTQRDLVEISPNPAVTLENFLHWRRAHLLPRLPHDSAQLVTGTSFSGPMVGMAIQNSICSPDFSGGVNMDHSTSILGVASSIAHELGHSLGLDHDLPGNSCPCPGPAPAKTCIMEASTDFLPGLNFSNCSRQALEKALLDGMGSCLFERLPNLPPMAAFCGNMFVEPGEQCDCGFPDDCTDPCCDSSTCQLRPGAQCASDGPCCQNCQLRPSGWQCRPTRGDCDLPEFCPGDSSQCPPDISLGDGEPCAGGQAVCMHGRCASYAQQCQSLWGPGAQPAAPLCLQTANTRGNAFGSCGRNPSGGYVSCTPRDAICGQLQCQTGRTQPLLGSIQDLLWETIDVNGTELNCSWVHLDLGSDVAQPLLTLPGTACGPGLVCIDHRCQRVDLLGAQECRSKCHGHGLCDLRLVTNFAELSFPTYQMAIITVSPSKAHEVCDSNRHCYCEEGWAPPDCTTQLKATSSLTTGLLLSLLVLLVLVMLGASYWYRARLHQRLCQLKGPTCQYRAAQSGPPERPGPPQRALLARGTKQASALGFPAPPSRPLPPDPVPKRLQAELADRPNPPTRPLPADPMVRSPKSQGPAKPPPPRKPLPADPQGRCPSGDLPGPGAGIPPLALPSRPAPPPPTVSSLYL
- the ADAM15 gene encoding disintegrin and metalloproteinase domain-containing protein 15 isoform X31, with the translated sequence MRLALLWALGLLGAGSPLPSWPLPNIGGTEEQQAMSEKAPRGPLEPQVLQDDLPISLKKVLQTSLPEPLRIKLELDGDSHILELLQNRELVPGRPTLVWYQPDGTRVVSEGHTLENCCYQGRVQGYAASWVSVCTCSGLRGLVVLSPERSYTLEQGPGDVQGPPIISRIQDLHLPGHTCVLSWREPVHTQTPPEHPLGQRHIRRWRRDVVTETKTVELVIVADHSEVQKYQDFQHLLNRTLEVALLLDTFFRPLNVRVALVGLEAWTQRDLVEISPNPAVTLENFLHWRRAHLLPRLPHDSAQLVTGTSFSGPMVGMAIQNSICSPDFSGGVNMDHSTSILGVASSIAHELGHSLGLDHDLPGNSCPCPGPAPAKTCIMEASTDFLPGLNFSNCSRQALEKALLDGMGSCLFERLPNLPPMAAFCGNMFVEPGEQCDCGFPDDCTDPCCDSSTCQLRPGAQCASDGPCCQNCQLRPSGWQCRPTRGDCDLPEFCPGDSSQCPPDISLGDGEPCAGGQAVCMHGRCASYAQQCQSLWGPGAQPAAPLCLQTANTRGNAFGSCGRNPSGGYVSCTPRDAICGQLQCQTGRTQPLLGSIQDLLWETIDVNGTELNCSWVHLDLGSDVAQPLLTLPGTACGPGLVCIDHRCQRVDLLGAQECRSKCHGHGVCDSNRHCYCEEGWAPPDCTTQLKATSSLTTGLLLSLLVLLVLVMLGASYWYRARLHQRLCQLKGPTCQYRAAQSGPPERPGPPQRALLARGTKSQGPAKPPPPRKPLPADPQGRCPSGDLPGPGAGIPPLALPSRPAPPPPTVSSLYL
- the ADAM15 gene encoding disintegrin and metalloproteinase domain-containing protein 15 isoform X26; this translates as MRLALLWALGLLGAGSPLPSWPLPNIGGTEEQQAMSEKAPRGPLEPQVLQDDLPISLKKVLQTSLPEPLRIKLELDGDSHILELLQNRELVPGRPTLVWYQPDGTRVVSEGHTLENCCYQGRVQGYAASWVSVCTCSGLRGLVVLSPERSYTLEQGPGDVQGPPIISRIQDLHLPGHTCVLSWREPVHTQTPPEHPLGQRHIRRWRRDVVTETKTVELVIVADHSEVQKYQDFQHLLNRTLEVALLLDTFFRPLNVRVALVGLEAWTQRDLVEISPNPAVTLENFLHWRRAHLLPRLPHDSAQLVTGTSFSGPMVGMAIQNSICSPDFSGGVNMDHSTSILGVASSIAHELGHSLGLDHDLPGNSCPCPGPAPAKTCIMEASTDFLPGLNFSNCSRQALEKALLDGMGSCLFERLPNLPPMAAFCGNMFVEPGEQCDCGFPDDCTDPCCDSSTCQLRPGAQCASDGPCCQNCQLRPSGWQCRPTRGDCDLPEFCPGDSSQCPPDISLGDGEPCAGGQAVCMHGRCASYAQQCQSLWGPGAQPAAPLCLQTANTRGNAFGSCGRNPSGGYVSCTPRDAICGQLQCQTGRTQPLLGSIQDLLWETIDVNGTELNCSWVHLDLGSDVAQPLLTLPGTACGPGLVCIDHRCQRVDLLGAQECRSKCHGHGVCDSNRHCYCEEGWAPPDCTTQLKATSSLTTGLLLSLLVLLVLVMLGASYWYRARLHQRLCQLKGPTCQYRAAQSGPPERPGPPQRALLARGTKASALGFPAPPSRPLPPDPVPKRLQSQGPAKPPPPRKPLPADPQGRCPSGDLPGPGAGIPPLALPSRPAPPPPTVSSLYL
- the ADAM15 gene encoding disintegrin and metalloproteinase domain-containing protein 15 isoform X37 — encoded protein: MSEKAPRGPLEPQVLQDDLPISLKKTSLPEPLRIKLELDGDSHILELLQNRELVPGRPTLVWYQPDGTRVVSEGHTLENCCYQGRVQGYAASWVSVCTCSGLRGLVVLSPERSYTLEQGPGDVQGPPIISRIQDLHLPGHTCVLSWREPVHTQTPPEHPLGQRHIRRWRRDVVTETKTVELVIVADHSEVQKYQDFQHLLNRTLEVALLLDTFFRPLNVRVALVGLEAWTQRDLVEISPNPAVTLENFLHWRRAHLLPRLPHDSAQLVTGTSFSGPMVGMAIQNSICSPDFSGGVNMDHSTSILGVASSIAHELGHSLGLDHDLPGNSCPCPGPAPAKTCIMEASTDFLPGLNFSNCSRQALEKALLDGMGSCLFERLPNLPPMAAFCGNMFVEPGEQCDCGFPDDCTDPCCDSSTCQLRPGAQCASDGPCCQNCQLRPSGWQCRPTRGDCDLPEFCPGDSSQCPPDISLGDGEPCAGGQAVCMHGRCASYAQQCQSLWGPGAQPAAPLCLQTANTRGNAFGSCGRNPSGGYVSCTPRDAICGQLQCQTGRTQPLLGSIQDLLWETIDVNGTELNCSWVHLDLGSDVAQPLLTLPGTACGPGLVCIDHRCQRVDLLGAQECRSKCHGHGVCDSNRHCYCEEGWAPPDCTTQLKATSSLTTGLLLSLLVLLVLVMLGASYWYRARLHQRLCQLKGPTCQYRAAQSGPPERPGPPQRALLARGTKQASALGFPAPPSRPLPPDPVPKRLQAELADRPNPPTRPLPADPMVRSPKSQGPAKPPPPRKPLPADPQGRCPSGDLPGPGAGIPPLALPSRPAPPPPTVSSLYL
- the ADAM15 gene encoding disintegrin and metalloproteinase domain-containing protein 15 isoform X34; amino-acid sequence: MSEKAPRGPLEPQVLQDDLPISLKKTSLPEPLRIKLELDGDSHILELLQNRELVPGRPTLVWYQPDGTRVVSEGHTLENCCYQGRVQGYAASWVSVCTCSGLRGLVVLSPERSYTLEQGPGDVQGPPIISRIQDLHLPGHTCVLSWREPVHTQTPPEHPLGQRHIRRWRRDVVTETKTVELVIVADHSEVQKYQDFQHLLNRTLEVALLLDTFFRPLNVRVALVGLEAWTQRDLVEISPNPAVTLENFLHWRRAHLLPRLPHDSAQLVTGTSFSGPMVGMAIQNSICSPDFSGGVNMDHSTSILGVASSIAHELGHSLGLDHDLPGNSCPCPGPAPAKTCIMEASTDFLPGLNFSNCSRQALEKALLDGMGSCLFERLPNLPPMAAFCGNMFVEPGEQCDCGFPDDCTDPCCDSSTCQLRPGAQCASDGPCCQNCQLRPSGWQCRPTRGDCDLPEFCPGDSSQCPPDISLGDGEPCAGGQAVCMHGRCASYAQQCQSLWGPGAQPAAPLCLQTANTRGNAFGSCGRNPSGGYVSCTPRDAICGQLQCQTGRTQPLLGSIQDLLWETIDVNGTELNCSWVHLDLGSDVAQPLLTLPGTACGPGLVCIDHRCQRVDLLGAQECRSKCHGHGLCDLRLVTNFAELSFPTYQMAIITVSPSKAHEVCDSNRHCYCEEGWAPPDCTTQLKATSSLTTGLLLSLLVLLVLVMLGASYWYRARLHQRLCQLKGPTCQYRAAQSGPPERPGPPQRALLARGTKQASALGFPAPPSRPLPPDPVPKRLQAELADRPNPPTRPLPADPMVRSPKSQGPAKPPPPRKPLPADPQGRCPSGDLPGPGAGIPPLALPSRPAPPPPTVSSLYL